One region of Streptomyces subrutilus genomic DNA includes:
- a CDS encoding amidohydrolase gives MRHADLVLLNGTIWTASPVRHRTSALAVTGGRITALGTDREIREHIGPRTEVTDLEGRFVQPGFTDAHVHPVIAGIGMLGCDLSPGRTAREYRETIAAYAAAHPEAAWIQGSGWSFDAFPGGLPHRDELDAILPDRPAYFPVRDGHSAWVNSRALALAGLDRHAPDPADGRIERDAAGEPTGVLHEGAMALVGTLAPAPSAAEARAGLLAAQELLHSLGITGWQDALVGAYAGFPDPLDTYLACDADGSLTARVRGALWWERDQDLSQLDSLLARREKAAQGRRFTAGSVKIMQDGVVENFSAAMLEPYLDSCGCPGDNAGISMVHPAVLREAVIALDGHGFQIHFHALGDRAVREALNSLEAAVAVHGHTGLRHHLAHLQVVHPDDIPRFRTLRAAANMQPLWAAHEPAMDELTLPFLGEERGRRQYPFGALHAAGAVLAAGSDWFVSSPDPWHGIHVAVNRQVWAEELGEPDLRPPFLPEQRLALTDALTAYTAGSAWVNHQDEAGVIAVGRLADLAVLDRDPFAVAPAELHAVRTVETYVGGVRVYSAG, from the coding sequence ATGCGTCACGCAGACCTCGTCCTCCTCAACGGCACCATCTGGACGGCCTCCCCGGTGCGCCACCGGACATCGGCGCTGGCCGTCACGGGCGGCCGGATCACCGCCCTCGGCACCGACCGGGAGATCCGCGAACACATCGGTCCGCGAACCGAAGTAACCGATCTCGAGGGCCGGTTCGTGCAACCCGGCTTCACCGACGCGCACGTACACCCGGTGATCGCCGGTATCGGCATGCTCGGCTGCGATCTGAGCCCGGGGCGTACCGCCCGTGAGTACCGTGAAACGATCGCCGCCTACGCCGCCGCCCATCCCGAGGCCGCCTGGATCCAGGGCAGCGGGTGGTCCTTCGACGCGTTTCCCGGAGGCCTGCCCCACCGCGACGAGCTCGACGCCATCCTCCCCGACCGGCCCGCCTACTTCCCGGTCCGCGACGGACACTCCGCGTGGGTCAACTCACGCGCCCTCGCCCTGGCCGGACTCGACCGGCACGCACCCGATCCCGCGGACGGCCGCATCGAACGCGACGCCGCAGGCGAACCCACCGGCGTACTGCACGAGGGCGCCATGGCGTTGGTCGGGACGCTCGCGCCCGCTCCCTCGGCGGCCGAGGCCCGCGCCGGGCTCCTGGCCGCCCAGGAACTGCTGCACTCGCTCGGGATCACCGGCTGGCAGGACGCCCTCGTCGGCGCGTACGCGGGCTTCCCGGATCCGCTCGACACGTACCTCGCCTGCGACGCCGACGGCTCGCTGACCGCGCGGGTACGCGGAGCGCTCTGGTGGGAGCGGGACCAGGACCTCAGCCAGCTCGACTCGCTGCTCGCCCGCCGTGAGAAGGCCGCCCAGGGCCGGCGCTTCACTGCCGGCAGCGTCAAGATCATGCAGGACGGGGTGGTGGAGAACTTCTCCGCCGCCATGCTCGAGCCCTACTTGGACTCCTGCGGCTGCCCGGGCGACAACGCCGGAATCTCCATGGTCCACCCCGCCGTGCTCCGCGAGGCCGTGATCGCCCTCGACGGGCACGGCTTCCAGATCCACTTCCATGCTCTCGGTGACCGGGCGGTCCGCGAGGCGCTGAACTCGCTCGAGGCGGCCGTGGCCGTGCACGGCCACACCGGCCTGCGCCACCATCTGGCCCATCTCCAGGTGGTGCACCCCGACGACATCCCGCGTTTCCGCACCCTGCGCGCCGCCGCGAACATGCAGCCGCTGTGGGCAGCGCACGAACCCGCGATGGACGAGCTGACGTTGCCCTTCCTCGGCGAGGAACGCGGCCGGCGCCAATATCCGTTCGGCGCCCTGCACGCGGCTGGTGCGGTGCTCGCGGCGGGCAGCGACTGGTTCGTCTCGAGTCCGGACCCCTGGCACGGCATCCACGTCGCCGTCAACCGCCAGGTGTGGGCCGAAGAACTCGGCGAACCGGATCTGCGGCCCCCGTTCCTGCCCGAGCAGCGGCTCGCCCTCACCGACGCCCTCACCGCGTACACGGCCGGCTCGGCATGGGTGAACCACCAGGACGAGGCCGGTGTGATCGCCGTCGGCCGGCTCGCCGACCTCGCGGTCCTGGACCGCGACCCCTTCGCCGTCGCCCCCGCCGAGCTGCACGCGGTGCGGACCGTGGAGACATACGTCGGGGGTGTACGGGTCTACAGCGCAGGGTAG
- a CDS encoding YfhO family protein has translation MGAYCLAMAVHGTYPFGGRSRAVNDLGNQLVPFHARLWDLMHGNTTGDLYFNWSSGYGTPFLGDFFTYLMNPFSWLVGGFPRHLVELPVFLVTLFSIGLASGLMTLFLGRLHPGSPWLRALLSVCFGLSAWTISDGFADPMWMWGLVAFPLLGIAYDWCLHRRRWVAGTLLVTLSWAGNFYIAAMATMGMALVLLVRLLVDARAGRERLNTLLRAAAMTLSGVLLAAPVLTVSLKASRASQPAPVRAYQGPPTIADYLAQLLPGGLSEGPRVSVGMLPLLLVATLPFVRRVPLRERCGWLFLIAVMAGSFVWLPTILLWHGQAMPNGSPYRASVALTAVLVSAAWLALAREPGRRELLCGAGVVLLLVLFVRNSPHMSRGPWLLVAAGLVPLALLLTLDRYRGRRGSRAMLTAALAGTVFLTSAYTVFNTTVIRDAYDWWAPKRTYDSESLATYELLKSADDWPATRTDPGPHEYANNDPMLLAGQGGSYYSSYVPARTAGALHRLGAGWYIQGRHTLSFTDPVSRAIMGISSYLDRSTGPRGLTRRTVPAPPIVTVRPPGTILDRAATDATVFARQERVLGARVYEVPRLRPSDGSPPAPVAGRGWALVAHPEGGFVRTFTALCRPGTEAYWYAPWFFGRVEAQGRTVKSFGRPAMTSNGLTALGKVPANGTIPVTVVSGRGQYLPQNPLGCLDRTSLDQAVSHLQSTGPQQVRAGGHAIEARFTSGTRGTAVVSVPAASGWQCAVDGARAATPRTLGGLIAVDLGDGATTLRCTFRPPGLRLGLALSAAAAATVLLVAGAGLLRTRRRAPR, from the coding sequence ATGGGCGCCTACTGTCTCGCGATGGCCGTGCACGGCACGTACCCCTTCGGCGGGCGGTCGCGTGCGGTCAACGATCTCGGCAACCAGCTCGTGCCGTTCCACGCCCGCTTGTGGGATCTGATGCACGGCAACACCACCGGTGATCTGTATTTCAACTGGTCCAGTGGATACGGCACGCCGTTCCTGGGTGACTTCTTCACCTACCTGATGAACCCGTTCTCCTGGCTCGTCGGGGGCTTCCCGCGCCACCTCGTGGAACTTCCGGTCTTCCTCGTCACCCTGTTCAGCATCGGCCTTGCCTCAGGCCTGATGACCCTCTTCCTGGGCCGACTGCACCCGGGCTCCCCATGGCTGCGAGCCCTTCTCTCCGTCTGTTTCGGTCTCAGCGCCTGGACGATCTCCGACGGTTTCGCAGACCCCATGTGGATGTGGGGACTGGTCGCGTTCCCACTTCTCGGGATCGCCTACGACTGGTGCCTGCACCGGCGGCGCTGGGTCGCCGGCACCCTTCTCGTCACCCTCTCCTGGGCGGGCAACTTCTACATCGCGGCGATGGCCACCATGGGCATGGCCCTGGTCCTCCTCGTGCGTCTGCTCGTCGACGCGCGGGCGGGCCGGGAGCGGCTGAACACCTTGCTGCGCGCAGCGGCCATGACCCTGTCCGGCGTCCTTCTTGCCGCGCCCGTACTCACGGTCAGCCTCAAGGCGAGCCGGGCCTCGCAGCCGGCGCCGGTGAGGGCCTACCAAGGACCACCCACCATCGCCGACTACCTGGCTCAGCTGTTGCCCGGAGGGCTGTCCGAGGGGCCGCGTGTCTCCGTGGGCATGCTGCCCCTGCTGCTCGTCGCCACTTTGCCCTTCGTCCGCCGGGTGCCACTCAGGGAACGTTGCGGCTGGCTCTTCCTCATCGCTGTCATGGCCGGTTCGTTCGTTTGGCTGCCCACGATCTTGCTCTGGCACGGACAGGCGATGCCGAACGGCAGCCCCTACCGCGCCTCCGTCGCCTTGACCGCCGTCCTGGTATCCGCTGCCTGGCTGGCACTCGCCCGTGAACCCGGCCGCAGGGAACTGCTGTGCGGGGCGGGCGTCGTGCTCCTCCTGGTCCTGTTCGTCCGGAACAGCCCTCACATGAGCCGAGGACCGTGGTTGCTGGTCGCCGCCGGCCTTGTTCCCCTGGCACTGCTGCTGACGCTGGACCGGTACCGGGGGCGTCGCGGATCGCGCGCCATGCTGACCGCGGCCTTGGCCGGCACGGTCTTCCTCACCTCCGCCTACACCGTCTTCAACACCACGGTCATCCGAGACGCCTACGACTGGTGGGCGCCCAAGCGCACCTACGACAGCGAGTCCCTGGCCACGTACGAACTCCTCAAGTCGGCCGATGACTGGCCGGCCACCCGCACGGACCCGGGGCCCCACGAGTACGCCAACAACGACCCCATGCTGCTGGCCGGACAGGGAGGTTCCTACTACAGCAGTTACGTGCCCGCCCGCACCGCTGGAGCATTGCACCGGCTCGGTGCGGGCTGGTACATCCAAGGCCGGCACACACTGAGCTTCACCGACCCGGTCAGTCGGGCGATCATGGGAATCAGCAGTTATCTCGACCGGAGCACGGGCCCCCGCGGCCTCACACGGCGAACGGTGCCGGCACCACCGATCGTGACCGTCCGCCCTCCCGGCACGATCCTCGACCGCGCCGCCACAGACGCCACCGTCTTCGCCCGCCAGGAGCGCGTGCTCGGCGCCCGCGTCTACGAGGTGCCCCGCCTCCGTCCCTCAGACGGCTCTCCCCCCGCACCCGTCGCCGGGCGCGGCTGGGCGTTGGTCGCGCACCCGGAAGGCGGCTTCGTCCGTACGTTCACCGCGCTCTGCAGACCAGGCACTGAGGCGTACTGGTACGCGCCGTGGTTCTTCGGCCGGGTCGAGGCACAAGGCCGAACCGTCAAGAGCTTCGGACGCCCCGCCATGACGAGCAATGGTCTGACCGCTTTGGGGAAGGTACCGGCGAACGGAACGATCCCCGTGACGGTCGTCTCGGGGCGCGGGCAGTACCTTCCCCAGAACCCGCTCGGCTGCCTGGACCGGACCTCACTCGACCAGGCCGTCAGCCACCTCCAGTCCACTGGACCGCAGCAGGTCCGCGCCGGCGGTCACGCCATCGAAGCCCGCTTCACCTCCGGGACAAGGGGAACCGCAGTCGTCTCCGTACCCGCCGCCTCCGGCTGGCAGTGCGCGGTCGACGGGGCCCGGGCCGCCACACCACGCACACTCGGTGGCCTGATCGCCGTGGACCTGGGCGACGGCGCCACCACGCTCCGGTGCACCTTCCGCCCGCCGGGCCTGCGGCTCGGCCTGGCACTCAGCGCCGCTGCCGCGGCCACCGTGCTGCTCGTGGCAGGCGCGGGCCTGCTGCGCACCCGCCGCAGGGCGCCGAGGTGA